GCCCAACCTTCGGTCGTACTCACAAAATACAGATCCAATATCCCCGGCGGTCTTTTACCTGCACCGCGGACTTGATGTTGCATGCTCCAAGAGGCACCACCGCTGCCGGTATAATGTACCTTCCCGATGCTGGCAAACCAACCGTTGTTCGGTGTCGTAAAATTAACTTGTGTCAGCGTGTCTTTCAACACTGATGCGGCAGTCCAAGTCATTCCACCGTTGGTAGTAGATAGTATTATACCAGCAGTCCCAACTGCCCATCCGTGTTTCGCATCTACGAAATGGACTCCATAAAGATGTTCGCCCGTACCGCTTTCAATTTGTCGCCACTCAAATTGCACCGAATCTTGGGTACAACCGAGGTAGACAAGACTTCCACATAGGATAAAGAGCGCGAGGTAGTTTTTCTTCTGCATTTTGAGCCTCTCTAAATAAATTTTTATTGCATCCATTTCTGAATCGTGATAAACTATATTGTATGGAATTTACTGTGGATTGTCAAGTGCTTACCAGCGGTCAGTAATCGGTAGACGCGGTTTCAAACCTCGCCAGCGAAGAATTTTGAGCGAAAAATTGGAATTACCGGAGAACGGTTTCCGATCACTGACAACTGTATACGATATATAGCAAGTTTTGTGCCGATTTGGATAATACTGCGCTAATAGGGCACTCTACAGAATAGCCATAAAGTTTTGCACAAAATGGGGCATACTTTCGTTCTGAGTTGCACAAAATAGGGCAATGTTATGGAGTGTCTATTCTCTACAGATGAAAGACGCGATTAATGGAGAACTGAATGACGCTGAAGGCACCACTTAACATTGGAATATCATGTACATCATTGGTATCGATGGCGGCGGGACAGGAACAGTTGGTATCTTGACGACGGAAACAGGGCAATGTCTCGCACAAGTGCAGTCGGGGCCATCCAATTACCACGTCGTTGGTGCGGCGAAAACACAAACGGTTTTGAAAAGCGTTGTCGAAGAACTTTGTGAGAAAGCAGGCATCCGATCAACAAGTTCTATCCACTTCTGTCTGGGAATGGCAGGCTTGGGACGTGCCGAGGATAGAAAAATAATTGGCAGGATTTGTGATGAACTCGGTATCAGCGAAAATCGCATCCTGACGCATGATGCACACATTGCGCTCGTCGGTGGCACTGAGAAACAGCAGGGTGTAATTGTCATTTCAGGGACAGGTGCTATCGTCTATGGCATCAACGCTGACGGCAAAGAAGCACGCGCAAGTGGATGGGGGTATCTACTCGGTGATGAAGGGAGCGGTTACGACATCGCCATCAAAGGCCTCCGCGCTGTTGCTCGTGCCGCTGATGGCAGAGGCAGACCGACCGAATTGACGAACCGAATTCTTAGTGCTCTTGAACTGCACGCACCGGGTGACCTTATTCGCTGGGTGCATGCTGCAAGTAGGGATACCATCGCGCAACTATCTAAAATCGTATTTGACGCTGCCCGAACAACGGATGAGATAGCAGAACAGATTGTTAATGCGGCTGCTGAGGAACTCGTTTGTGCTGCAAATAGTGTAGTTAAACAGTTGGAATTCGTAGAGGCATTTGATATTGTTCTCAGCGGTGGTAATCTTATCCATCAGGCAATATTTGCTGACAAACTCCGCCGAGAGTTCGCGAAAATTGCCCCAGAGGCATCAGTGCTACTTCCAAAACATGCCCCGGCGTATGGTGCCATGTTAGTAGCACAGGCGAAATTGTGACAGAAAATTGTTACCAGTGAAGGAACGCATGCAATCCACAACGGAGCAGCGAAATCTGAATTCTACCGATATTGATCTGAAATCAACTGCAGAAATCGTTCAGGTTTTTCACGAAGAAGATCAAAAAGCGGTTGCAGCGGTAGAAGCGGAATCCGAGGCAATCGCGCATGCTATTGACCTGTGCGTCGCTGCGTTTCGCGACGGCGGCAGGTTATTTTATGTAGGTGCAGGCACAAGCGGTCGGCTTGGCGTGTTAGATGCCTCCGAATGCCCGCCAACCTTTAGCACGCCTCCTGAAATGGTACAGGGAATTATTGCCGGAGGCGATGTCGCCTTGCGCCGTTCCGTGGAGGGTGAGGAGGACAAACCTGAACGCGGCGCAGACGCTATTCGAGAACGGCAACTTACACCGCAAGATGTGCTTGTCGGGATTGCAAGTAGTGGGCGGACACCGTATGTCATCGGGGCTTTGAAGGCAGCACACGCCATCGGCGCAACAACGATGTTTCTCTGCTGTGTTCCGCCGCCTGATCAATTAAAGGGATGGGTGACGCATTTCATCACACCGATTGTCGGACCGGAAATTATCACTGGCTCAACCCGATTGAAAGCGGGAACCGCCACAAAACTGGTGCTGAACATGCTCACAACCGTCTCTATGATAAAACTCGGCAAGGTGTATAACAATCTGATGGTAGATGTGAACGCCTCTAATACGAAACTTGTCGCTCGGAGCATTCGGATTGTTCAAGCTGTTACTGATGTAGACGCTGCGACAGCCGAGGCAGCTTTAGCACAGGCGGGTGGTCAAGCGAAACTCGCTATTGTAATGCTCGCAAGAGGGTTGGACCCGACGGCTGCCAAAGCACTATTAGAAAAGCATTCCGGCTTTCTGAGACATATTCTTGACTGAAAAATTTTTAACGATTGGGTTTCTGCTCCGATTTTTCCCTCCTTCCGAGTAATGGGCGGACTCCTGTCAACATCGAGAGGGATTAGGGCACAAAAAAAATATTAAGGAGAAACCGATGGATACCAAAGTTGGACTTGCCAAAACCGGCAGGCGGCGTTCTAACGTCTTTCAAGCGTTAGACAACATACGTCAGGATCTCACGCCGAAAGTCCGTGAACAGGTACTGTTGAAACCGAATTTTCTCTCCAGCACGAACCAGCTCGCCTCGTCGCACGTGGACGCGATGCGTGGTGCGTTGGATTTTCTGTTAAGCACACCACAACCTCCGAAAGAGGTAATTATCGCTGAAGGGGCGAATGAGAAATTTTCTGGTGAAGCATTCCAGATTTTCGGTTATGACGCGCTTCAAGCCGAACACGATGTTCCCATCCGACTTGTCGATTTGCATCAAGAGACCGAATGGGTAGAAACCAGAGTTTTTCTTGCTGGACGTGAGGAAGATACTGTCCGGATGCCGAAGATAGTCCTTGATTGTCCTTGCACCATCTCCGTCGCTATCGCTAAAACGCACGATGCTGGAGTTGTGACGCTTGCTATGAAGAATATGATTATGGGAACCTTGCATAAGGAGGATCGGATTAAAATGCACGGCTACCATAGCCATGCAGACCGAGTACTACCACGCGAGGCACAGACGCTCAATATCAACTTGCTCCGGCTCTCACGTCACCTTAAGCCTGACATTGCTATCGTTGACGGTACCGTTGGACTACAAGGCAATGGTCCCGGCGGGACGGATTCTGTCCCACTCGGTATCGCAGTTGTAAGCGGTGATGTGTTTGCTGCAGATGCCGTCACGACAAAAGCGATGGGATTTGAGCCACTGGAGATCGGGCTATTCCAATATGCCAACGAAATGGGATACGGCACCGCGGACCTAAACAACATTGAAATCCTTGGACCCGCTGTCGAGACGGTCGCGACAGCTTTTAAACCGCATGAAACAACCGAACAACAGTTTCAGTGGCAGGATGCGCACGCTGAGGATTATCTCGCCGCTGATTGATAAGAGGAGCATCATGAAACGTTTCTTTCATATATTGATCCTGTTTTCGTTCATTTTTACAACACCGGCGTGGGCATGGTGGGGCGGCGGACACGACATCATGACACAGGCAGCCGTCAAATCACTCCCTGAAGATATGCCTGAATTTTTCCGTAACGCCGGAAAAATGATCGCCCACTGCTCTTACGACCCTGATCTATCTAAGGAGCGAGTCACGCCACACGCACGGCAAGCGGAATACGGTGAACACTACATTGATGTAGAACTCTTCGGAGAGCATCCGATTCCAGAAGGACGTGAGGCACATATCCAACTCTGTGCTGAGCTCGGATTTAAACCGCGCGAGGTCGGCACCCTCCCGTATGCGTTAGCAGAATGGACGGAACGACTCGCACTCGCGTTTGCTGAGTATCGTAAATGGCCCGACAATCCGATGATCCAGAGTAAGTGTTTCGTCTATGCCGGCTTTCTCTCACACTACGCGCAGGATATGTGTCAACCCTTACACTTAACCATTCATTTTGATGGGATTAAGCAACCGGACGGTACACGCCTACATCAGGGTATCCATGAGAAGGTTGATTCAGCAATTGAGCGTTTGGCACTCAAGCCGATGAATCTCGCGAAGGGACAACAGATTGAAGCTGTTGACGATTTGATGCCAGCGATAATAAAGCAGATCAAAGCTGAACACAGTTTCGTAGACGACGTTTACGAACTCGCCGAAGACTGGAAAAATTTGAAAAACCCGACACCTGCTCTGGTTGATTTTACAAATGACCGAGCGCGGGAAGCGGTCCGTTGGACAGCTTCGCTCTATTTGACAGCGTGGCAATTATCTGAAAGCATCAGGTTACCTGGTTGGCTCGACCGCGCAAAAAACGATGAGGAATAGTAGTCAGTTATCAGTTTTCAGTTATCGGTTATCAGTTAAAGAGGTTTGCTCTGGTATTCCGTCAATCGATAGACTTCTCCAGAAACTTTAACACCCCAAGACCTTCTTAACTGACAACTGACGACTGGTAGCTGATAACCGACAACTACAACTATTAAAAAGGAGAAATAAACTTGTTACAACAGTGGAAACCTGATCCAACTTTTTATCCATCCCCTAAGATGGCGATTGAGGCACCTATTGAAGATGTTGCTTATGTCGCTGCGCCGAGAGATGATGACAAGCCCGACGCTATGTGTGTGGTTGACCTCAATCCAGCGTCCGATACTTATGGCGAGATTGTTCATAAACTGGAGCTCGGTGTTCGCGACGAAATCCACCACTTCGGTTGGAACGCTTGTAGTGCAGCACTCTGCCCCTACGCACCACACCCTTATATAGAACGGCGTTACCTCGTTGTGCCAGCACTGCGCGGTTCCCATATCTATATCCTTGACGTGAAAGAGGACCCGAAGGCACCGAAACTCATTAAAACTTTAGATGCCAATGAAGTTGAATCACGATCAGGATATACCCGTCCGCATACAGTACACTGCGGTCCTGAAGGCATCTACATTAGTGCTTTGGCTTCAGCCGGTTCAGAAGAAGGTCCTGGCGGGATATTCCTTATGGATCACTATAACTTCAATATCTTGGGGCAGTGGGAAGTAGAACGCGGCTCTCAATCCCTGTCTTACGATTTCTGGTGGCACTTGGGTTATGATGTCGCTGTCACCAGTGAGTGGGGCACGCCAGCAATGATTGAAAACGGTGTAAGCCTTGAAGATTTGGGTGCCCGCAAATTCGGACATAAAATCCATATCTGGGATATCCGACATCGCAAGAATATCCAGACCTTAGATTTGGGCGATGACTATCAAATGATTCTGGAATTACGTCCCGCGCACGACCCAACGAAGGCGCATGGGTTCGTCAATGCCGTGTTGAATATGACTGACCTCTCCAGTTCTATCTGGACATGGTATAAAGATGGAGACAATTGGGACATCAAAAAGATTATTGATATTCCGGCACAAGTTCCTGAAAATCCAGATGATTTGCCACCGGCTTTGAAGGATATCGGGATGATTCCTCCGCTTGTCACTGACCATATCCTCTCGTTAGATGACCGATTCCTATATGTCTCTTGTTGGGGGACCGGAGAGATGCTGCAATACGATGTATCTGACCCGCTTAATCCGAAGCACACAGGCACCCTCAAGATAGGCGGTATTACCAAATCGCATCCGCACCCGGCTGCTGGACCTGTCAGTGGCGGTCCGCAGATGGTTGAATTGAGTCGGGATGGCAAGCGTCTCTACTTCACTAATTCTCTCTACGTTGCATGGGATAATCAGTTCTATCCGGATGGCGCAAATGGATGGATGGTGAAGGCGGATGTCAACCCCGATGGTGGTTTTGAATTGGATCCTGACTTCTTCGTCGACTTCGGTGATAGCCGCGCGCATCAGATTCGGTTGCAAGGTGGCGATAGTTCTTCGGATACTTTTTGTTATCCGTAGGCATTTCGTAGGGGTTGGGAATGTAATACAAGGAACGGATTTAGTCTATTCCCAGACTAAATCCCCCAACCCCTATTACTATAAAAAATATTTGACGTTTTTATATCCAGAAAGGCATTTTTATGGATACCATTTCATGGTGGGGCATGCTTGGTCTCGGCGCATTTCACGGTATTAATCCAGGGATGGGTTGGCTTTTTGCTGTTGCTTTAGGCATGCAGGAAAAACGGAGAAGCGCCGTTATCGGTGCGCTCTTTCCGATGGCACTTGGACACGCGCTATCCATTGCCGTTGTCGTATTCGTTATCGCCTTAGCACAGCGACAGCTGCCGG
This region of Candidatus Poribacteria bacterium genomic DNA includes:
- a CDS encoding DUF362 domain-containing protein, whose product is MDTKVGLAKTGRRRSNVFQALDNIRQDLTPKVREQVLLKPNFLSSTNQLASSHVDAMRGALDFLLSTPQPPKEVIIAEGANEKFSGEAFQIFGYDALQAEHDVPIRLVDLHQETEWVETRVFLAGREEDTVRMPKIVLDCPCTISVAIAKTHDAGVVTLAMKNMIMGTLHKEDRIKMHGYHSHADRVLPREAQTLNINLLRLSRHLKPDIAIVDGTVGLQGNGPGGTDSVPLGIAVVSGDVFAADAVTTKAMGFEPLEIGLFQYANEMGYGTADLNNIEILGPAVETVATAFKPHETTEQQFQWQDAHAEDYLAAD
- a CDS encoding selenium-binding protein, encoding MLQQWKPDPTFYPSPKMAIEAPIEDVAYVAAPRDDDKPDAMCVVDLNPASDTYGEIVHKLELGVRDEIHHFGWNACSAALCPYAPHPYIERRYLVVPALRGSHIYILDVKEDPKAPKLIKTLDANEVESRSGYTRPHTVHCGPEGIYISALASAGSEEGPGGIFLMDHYNFNILGQWEVERGSQSLSYDFWWHLGYDVAVTSEWGTPAMIENGVSLEDLGARKFGHKIHIWDIRHRKNIQTLDLGDDYQMILELRPAHDPTKAHGFVNAVLNMTDLSSSIWTWYKDGDNWDIKKIIDIPAQVPENPDDLPPALKDIGMIPPLVTDHILSLDDRFLYVSCWGTGEMLQYDVSDPLNPKHTGTLKIGGITKSHPHPAAGPVSGGPQMVELSRDGKRLYFTNSLYVAWDNQFYPDGANGWMVKADVNPDGGFELDPDFFVDFGDSRAHQIRLQGGDSSSDTFCYP
- the murQ gene encoding N-acetylmuramic acid 6-phosphate etherase; translation: MQSTTEQRNLNSTDIDLKSTAEIVQVFHEEDQKAVAAVEAESEAIAHAIDLCVAAFRDGGRLFYVGAGTSGRLGVLDASECPPTFSTPPEMVQGIIAGGDVALRRSVEGEEDKPERGADAIRERQLTPQDVLVGIASSGRTPYVIGALKAAHAIGATTMFLCCVPPPDQLKGWVTHFITPIVGPEIITGSTRLKAGTATKLVLNMLTTVSMIKLGKVYNNLMVDVNASNTKLVARSIRIVQAVTDVDAATAEAALAQAGGQAKLAIVMLARGLDPTAAKALLEKHSGFLRHILD